A single genomic interval of Lacrimispora sphenoides JCM 1415 harbors:
- a CDS encoding OmpA/MotB family protein yields the protein MGRFHRIEEEYEEEEASWQDSYSDLMTDLLAIFVILFAFAMMNQALTIQENKREKEAAAIQQQNNFVSNAEEFNKLYEYIKTYIEEEQLTNELSVTKLGNDRILLRVAASVFFDSGRAEIDDAAEPVLQKISEILVTYQDSFKMVRIEGHTDNRPINTYLYASNWELSTSRAVNVLRWLLDTSGIEAKKFSAIGYSEYYPVEDNSTNEGKRKNRRVDFFIEGTDD from the coding sequence ATGGGCAGATTCCATAGGATTGAAGAGGAATATGAGGAGGAAGAGGCAAGTTGGCAAGACAGCTACAGTGATTTGATGACTGATTTACTTGCTATTTTCGTAATTTTGTTTGCATTTGCCATGATGAATCAGGCACTTACGATTCAGGAAAACAAAAGAGAAAAAGAAGCGGCTGCAATCCAGCAGCAAAACAATTTCGTATCGAATGCAGAAGAGTTCAACAAGCTCTATGAATACATTAAAACATATATAGAGGAAGAACAGCTTACCAATGAATTAAGCGTTACAAAGCTGGGGAACGATCGGATTTTGTTGCGTGTTGCGGCTTCCGTATTTTTTGATTCGGGAAGAGCCGAAATCGATGACGCTGCAGAACCTGTGCTTCAGAAAATTTCTGAAATTTTGGTAACATACCAGGACTCCTTTAAAATGGTCAGGATAGAAGGCCATACGGATAACCGTCCAATCAATACTTATCTCTATGCCAGTAACTGGGAGCTTTCAACAAGCCGTGCCGTTAACGTTCTTAGGTGGCTTCTGGATACCTCCGGAATTGAAGCGAAAAAATTTTCTGCCATAGGCTACAGCGAATATTATCCTGTCGAAGATAACTCTACCAATGAAGGCAAAAGAAAGAACAGGCGGGTGGACTTTTTTATAGAGGGAACAGACGATTAA
- a CDS encoding motility protein A, whose amino-acid sequence MFKFTSSTLIGLVFGASLIVGSVFVSGHAELFWNVPSAFIIFGGTIGATIMAFPPQRLKTIGTVTKKAFSNSHFDLKKDITSLVRCAEISRKDGLLALDNHIDDLTDDAFLKMGIQHIIDGADEDQLRNLLEGSTYFMKQRHQKGAAMLDMIAATAPALGLLGTYVGLIPMLNNLDDASTLGPMMALELVSSFYGAFVAYVIFAPLAKRLKFMNKEEETRRELLIEGLAGIQQGKNPRLIREELQAFANIALDTEGEDAEKTKSRFKSRR is encoded by the coding sequence ATGTTTAAATTTACAAGCTCAACATTGATCGGACTTGTATTTGGTGCATCTTTGATAGTCGGATCCGTATTTGTATCTGGTCATGCAGAATTATTTTGGAACGTACCCTCGGCATTTATTATTTTCGGTGGAACCATAGGAGCCACTATAATGGCATTTCCTCCTCAAAGGCTTAAAACCATAGGGACTGTAACTAAAAAGGCATTTTCAAATTCACATTTTGATTTAAAAAAGGATATTACTTCTTTAGTCAGATGTGCTGAAATATCCCGGAAGGATGGGCTTCTGGCTCTTGATAATCATATTGATGATTTAACTGATGATGCATTCTTGAAGATGGGAATTCAACATATCATTGATGGTGCGGATGAAGATCAGTTGAGAAATTTATTGGAAGGTTCTACTTATTTCATGAAACAGCGGCATCAAAAGGGTGCCGCAATGCTGGATATGATAGCGGCTACGGCTCCTGCACTGGGGCTTCTTGGAACCTATGTAGGCCTTATCCCCATGCTGAATAATCTGGATGATGCAAGTACGCTGGGCCCCATGATGGCGCTGGAACTGGTTTCTTCTTTTTACGGAGCTTTTGTCGCCTACGTCATCTTTGCTCCTCTGGCTAAGAGGCTGAAATTTATGAATAAAGAAGAGGAAACAAGAAGAGAGCTGTTGATTGAGGGACTGGCTGGAATACAGCAGGGGAAAAATCCAAGGCTGATCAGAGAAGAATTGCAGGCATTTGCAAATATAGCCCTGGATACGGAAGGGGAAGATGCTGAAAAAACGAAATCTCGTTTTAAATCAAGGAGGTGA
- a CDS encoding VanW family protein yields MGKYRERRRKIKRNRNIAVGVMLLAALSAGGYLYSRAGSNSPQLVGETEKGTAADLKDKILTAARVGQTDLTGLTVMEAEETLNERYQWELIVSDGKDSVLLDNLIEPQLQAIIKQLEGTPPDQTQQYEIDYEALREPFISQAASLAERWNKSAVNSELESFNKTSGAFVYTKEQNGRVLDREKLVEQLMEAVKSENYQAEIMADFKETSPEMTQAQAKEQYEVVGTFTTTTTENKNRNQNIRLAVDSLNGLILKPGEEFSFNNTTGNRTKEKGYQPAGAYRNGVLIEEPGGGVCQVSTTLYHAIIEVGFKTTERNAHSFAPSYVEKGQDAMVSFDGYAGPDLKFINTSGHTMAVRAALDGKSLKISLVGLPVLEDGVKVTIRSEKVRDLEPMEPVYEENPSLPYGTEKVVDKGSTGGVYKSYRVYKKGDTVIKEEPLHNSTYKGKPAVINRNTTVPPAETESQTPPETQPQATEVQENSEIGPGGGGSETIVPDTDIPVVPAAE; encoded by the coding sequence ATGGGTAAGTACAGGGAAAGAAGAAGAAAAATTAAAAGAAACAGAAATATAGCAGTGGGCGTGATGCTCTTAGCAGCCCTGTCAGCAGGAGGATATCTGTATTCCAGGGCCGGTTCCAACAGCCCGCAGTTAGTGGGAGAGACAGAAAAGGGAACTGCCGCGGACCTTAAGGATAAAATCCTTACCGCAGCCAGGGTGGGACAGACAGACTTGACCGGGCTTACGGTAATGGAGGCTGAAGAAACCCTGAATGAGCGTTATCAGTGGGAGCTGATTGTCAGTGACGGGAAGGATTCGGTTTTATTGGACAATCTCATAGAACCACAGCTTCAGGCGATTATAAAGCAATTGGAGGGAACGCCCCCGGATCAGACACAGCAGTATGAAATTGATTATGAGGCATTAAGAGAGCCATTTATCAGTCAGGCGGCTTCGCTTGCAGAACGCTGGAATAAAAGTGCAGTCAATTCCGAGCTGGAGTCTTTCAATAAGACAAGCGGAGCTTTCGTGTATACAAAAGAACAGAACGGCCGGGTTCTGGATCGGGAAAAGCTGGTGGAACAGCTGATGGAAGCGGTAAAATCAGAGAATTACCAGGCTGAAATCATGGCTGATTTTAAGGAAACATCTCCTGAAATGACTCAGGCCCAGGCAAAAGAGCAGTATGAGGTCGTTGGAACCTTTACCACGACGACGACGGAAAATAAAAACAGAAATCAAAACATCCGTCTGGCAGTAGATTCTCTCAATGGACTAATTCTTAAGCCGGGAGAAGAATTTTCCTTTAACAATACCACAGGGAACCGTACAAAGGAAAAAGGATATCAGCCCGCCGGTGCATACCGGAACGGAGTTCTGATTGAAGAACCGGGAGGAGGCGTGTGCCAGGTATCCACCACTCTGTATCATGCCATCATTGAAGTCGGCTTTAAAACCACGGAGCGCAATGCCCACAGCTTTGCACCGTCCTATGTGGAAAAGGGACAGGATGCTATGGTCAGCTTTGACGGCTACGCAGGTCCGGATCTAAAATTTATAAATACCAGCGGTCATACCATGGCGGTCCGGGCTGCACTGGACGGGAAAAGCTTAAAGATCTCTCTGGTGGGGCTTCCTGTCCTGGAGGATGGGGTAAAAGTGACAATCCGCTCCGAGAAGGTTCGTGATTTGGAGCCGATGGAGCCTGTATACGAAGAAAATCCTTCATTGCCCTATGGAACGGAAAAGGTAGTCGATAAGGGCTCCACCGGCGGCGTTTATAAAAGCTACCGGGTGTATAAAAAGGGAGATACTGTGATAAAGGAAGAGCCGCTTCATAATAGTACTTATAAAGGGAAACCTGCAGTCATTAATCGGAATACCACGGTGCCTCCTGCGGAAACCGAGTCCCAGACGCCTCCTGAGACACAGCCGCAGGCCACGGAAGTGCAAGAGAATTCTGAGATCGGACCTGGGGGTGGAGGTTCTGAGACTATTGTTCCTGATACGGACATACCGGTGGTTCCGGCAGCAGAATAA